A single Watersipora subatra chromosome 7, tzWatSuba1.1, whole genome shotgun sequence DNA region contains:
- the LOC137399533 gene encoding follicle-stimulating hormone receptor-like isoform X2, whose translation MSCYLWLLLLPAALAQGQSSYKCGSCECEKVDRVTARCASADIRYVPQDLPKHTAFLHLMGTGITKITTSDFQRYKLLSHITIRMNQGLTTLEDRIFSENTHLSSVEISDNFLLSNVSQSAFDGNYQGIRCLDLSYNNLNSMPDLSRVINMNTTLAYHLILSGNPLRSPTRICPVRTQKSCILNSVRMTHTQMKYLPNFVFNGTQLGKLDLSNNTQLTGFDKNTFSLLVGNTLAELVLSDNEKLEKIPEEGISSVRILRCANCPRVTMIPPTIFYRDIQEVHLTYSQHCCAFRQPAIQDRQAYDKELEKEEWKCQNQEPAVALTSASINIALFPTSSTASTSSPDYQFITYGWGRKLLQFQDFIPTQFEERTTTSNPLFDNTKPTIDSQINHLILYERNCSTIDFEELRSNLTCTPVENSFIPCSNILEKANWLRAALWMVALLAIIGNLAVLTFTISSRSKSPMTVTKFLICNLAFSDTLQGIYLLTLAAVDIKTLGQYFNYATWWQKEGCNGVGFITIFSSELSVYTLSVITLERWYAISHAIHLTKRMQMKQAIIIMLVGWIFSAGVAVLPLVGFSGYQETSICLPFKYEDTGDKVYIWTLLVLNLGAFCLVLFCYLSIFVQVRGSNASMASDTYLARRMALLVMTDFLCWGPVAIVSALSAGGVNQHSSLWVSEEKLLMAKVILVIFYPFNACANPFLYAVFTKQFRKDCQQTLNCYGVCKRKIQGPRRRRLDDSVGSARQNLVRHYQSQVSNTTQLTNAYLSHTEQIKGSSIKSKESVEALVTCSLGGFVPHSSVRRDSAISIKDYAMGVLNNRTCPTTDALKKMQQGKAGVSQRTSISCSASTIDSLESTRISDPVHVPETLIEADSPHSEDECEPSQFLLNDDEPSKSQWHRNRWLSDARNKRYSEKSSDADSGTEVSPIEEWEAENCQERHHLRDIPLSSQEQVHLPSTPPSCQDQPLNTPSPSQEHLYHDSLTKGCSALDTCTCGMTQPAHPWNRVTCDNRSACNCSAQLCKLLQNTPENNNIDKNSQRADIEFSANRRQNKLHEMKDSLPAWAPLISKIDQPFNFD comes from the exons TGAAATCAGCGACAACTTTCTCCTGTCAAATGTCAGTCAGTCAGCATTCGATGGAAACTATCAAGGTATTCGATGTCT CGACCTGTCATATAACAACCTCAACTCAATGCCAGACCTCAGCCGTGTAATCAATATGAATACAACACTGGCATACCACCT GATATTGTCGGGCAATCCTCTCCGGTCTCCTACAAGGATATGTCCAGTGAGAACACAGAAAAGTTGTATACTCAACAGTGT GAGGATGACCCACACACAGATGAAATACTTGCCCAACTTTGTTTTCAATGGAACACAATTGGGGAAATT GGACTTGTCCAACAACACTCAGCTGACAGGCTTTGACAAGAATACCTTCAGTCTTCTCGTTGGGAACACCCTCGCCGAGCT GGTTCTATCTGATAATGAGAAGTTAGAAAAGATACCAGAAGAGGGAATCAGTTCTGTGCGTATCCTGCGATGTGCAAACTGTCCACGGGTCACCATGATTCCGCCAACGATATTCTACAGAGATATCCAAGAG GTTCACTTGACATACTCCCAGCACTGTTGCGCGTTTAGACAGCCAGCCATTCAGGACAGACAAGCGTATGATAAG GAACTGGAGAAAGAGGAGTGGAAATGTCAGAATCAGGAGCCGGCTGTAGCACTCACTTCGGCATCGATTAACATAGCATTATTTCCGACATCATCGACAGCATCGACATCTTCTCCAGACTACCAGTTCATTACCTACGGCTGGGGCCGCAAGCTTCTCCAATTTCAAGACT TCATTCCAACTCAATTTGAAGAGAGGACAACTACAAGCAACCCATTATTTGACAACACCAAACCTACAATCGATTCACAGATTAACCATCTTATTCTATATGAGCGTAACTGTAGTACCATAGACTTTGAGGAACTAAG GAGCAACTTGACGTGCACACCTGTTGAGAACTCCTTTATTCCTTGCTCAAATATTCTAGAGAAGGCAAACTGGCTGAGAGCTGCCCTCTGGATGGTCGCTCTTCTTGCAATAATTGGAAATCTTGCTGTTCTCACATTTACTATATCTTCTCGTTCCAAATCGCCAATGACTGTAACAAAGTTTCTGATCTGCAACTTAG CCTTTTCAGATACTCTGCAAGGTATCTACTTGCTTACGCTGGCTGCCGTTGACATCAAAACACTTGGTCAGTACTTCAATTATGCTACCTGGTGGCAGAAAGAGGGATGCAATGGCGTTGGCTTCATAACTATATTCTCTTCAGAGTTGTCCGTCTACACTTTATCAGTCATCACATTGGAGAGATG gtatgCCATCAGCCATGCTATTCATCTAACGAAACGCATGCAAATGAAACAAGCTATCATCATCATGTTGGTCGGTTGGATATTTTCTGCTGGAGTCGCTGTACTGCCATTGGTTGGATTTAGCGGGTATCAGGAGACGAGCATCTGCTTGCCTTTCAAGTACGAAGACACTGGAGATAAGG tgtACATATGGACTCTTCTGGTGCTAAACTTGGGAGCCTTTTGTCTCGTTCTCTTCTGCTATCTCAGTATTTTTGTACAAGTGAGAGGGTCTAACGCCTCTATGGCTAGTGACACTTACCTGGCGAGAAGGATGGCTCTTCTTGTCATGACTGACTTTCTCTGCTGGGGGCCTGTAGCTATAGTCTCTGCGTTGTCAGCAG GTGGGGTGAATCAacacagctctctctgggtgTCAGAAGAGAAGCTATTGATGGCGAAGGTCATCCTGGTTATCTTCTATCCATTCAACGCTTGCGCCAACCCCTTCCTTTATGCTGTTTTCACCAAACAGTTTCGTAAGGACTGCCAACAGACGCTGAACTGCTACGGTGTGTGTAAGCGGAAAATACAAGGGCCAAGACGCAGACGCCTTGACGACTCTGTCGGGAGTGCCCGCCAGAACCTTGTACGACACTACCAGTCACAGGTGTCTAACACAACACAACTCACCAATGCCTACCTGTCACACACGGAGCAAATTAAAG GCAGCAGCATCAAAAGTAAGGAGAGTGTTGAAGCCTTAGTGACCTGTAGCCTTGGAGGATTTGTCCCTCATAGTAGTGTGAGACGTGACAGCGCTATCTCAATTAAGGACTATGCTATGGGAGTTCTTAATAACAGAACTTGCCCAACAACAGACGCGCTAAAGAAAATG CAACAAGGAAAAGCTGGAGTAAGTCAGCGAACATCTATAAGTTGCAGCGCTAGCACCATTGACTCACTCGAATCTACGAGAATCTCTGACCCCGTGCATGTTCCAGAAACTCTCATAGAGGCGGACAGTCCACACTCTGAAGATGAATGTGAACCTTCTCAATTTCTACTAAATGATGATGAGCCAAGCAAATCTCAGTGGCACCGAAATCGATGGCTCTCTGACGCTAGAAATAAACGGTACAGTGAAAAGAGTTCAGATGCCGATTCGGGGACAGAAGTCAGTCCGATAGAAGAATGGGAAGCTGAAAACTGTCAGGAACGACACCACTTACGTGACATCCCTCTCTCCTCTCAGGAACAAGTTCACTTACCCAGCACGCCTCCCTCCTGTCAGGACCAGCCGCTCAACACACCTTCACCTTCTCAGGAGCATCTTTACCATGATAGTCTGACAAAAGGTTGTAGTGCCCTTGACACATGCACATGCGGCATGACACAACCTGCGCATCCGTGGAACAGAGTCACCTGTGATAACCGATCAGCATGCAACTGCTCGGCCCAGTTATGCAAGTTACTACAAAATACAcctgaaaataataatatagacaAAAACTCGCAAAGAGCTGATATCGAATTCTCAGCTAATAGACGGCAGAATAAGTTGCATGAAATGAAGGATAGTCTGCCAGCATGGGCTCCACTAATATCCAAAATAGATCAACCATTTAATTTTGACTAA
- the LOC137399533 gene encoding follicle-stimulating hormone receptor-like isoform X3, whose product MSQCEVRNAPVILSNAYHTSISANFSDLSYNNLNSMPDLSRVINMNTTLAYHLILSGNPLRSPTRICPVRTQKSCILNSVRMTHTQMKYLPNFVFNGTQLGKLDLSNNTQLTGFDKNTFSLLVGNTLAELVLSDNEKLEKIPEEGISSVRILRCANCPRVTMIPPTIFYRDIQEVHLTYSQHCCAFRQPAIQDRQAYDKELEKEEWKCQNQEPAVALTSASINIALFPTSSTASTSSPDYQFITYGWGRKLLQFQDFIPTQFEERTTTSNPLFDNTKPTIDSQINHLILYERNCSTIDFEELRADFDILRSNLTCTPVENSFIPCSNILEKANWLRAALWMVALLAIIGNLAVLTFTISSRSKSPMTVTKFLICNLAFSDTLQGIYLLTLAAVDIKTLGQYFNYATWWQKEGCNGVGFITIFSSELSVYTLSVITLERWYAISHAIHLTKRMQMKQAIIIMLVGWIFSAGVAVLPLVGFSGYQETSICLPFKYEDTGDKVYIWTLLVLNLGAFCLVLFCYLSIFVQVRGSNASMASDTYLARRMALLVMTDFLCWGPVAIVSALSAGGVNQHSSLWVSEEKLLMAKVILVIFYPFNACANPFLYAVFTKQFRKDCQQTLNCYGVCKRKIQGPRRRRLDDSVGSARQNLVRHYQSQVSNTTQLTNAYLSHTEQIKGSSIKSKESVEALVTCSLGGFVPHSSVRRDSAISIKDYAMGVLNNRTCPTTDALKKMQQGKAGVSQRTSISCSASTIDSLESTRISDPVHVPETLIEADSPHSEDECEPSQFLLNDDEPSKSQWHRNRWLSDARNKRYSEKSSDADSGTEVSPIEEWEAENCQERHHLRDIPLSSQEQVHLPSTPPSCQDQPLNTPSPSQEHLYHDSLTKGCSALDTCTCGMTQPAHPWNRVTCDNRSACNCSAQLCKLLQNTPENNNIDKNSQRADIEFSANRRQNKLHEMKDSLPAWAPLISKIDQPFNFD is encoded by the exons ATGTCT CAATGTGAAGTTAGGAATGCGCCTGTCATACTGAGCAATGCCTATCATACAAGCATTTCTGCTAATTTCAGCGACCTGTCATATAACAACCTCAACTCAATGCCAGACCTCAGCCGTGTAATCAATATGAATACAACACTGGCATACCACCT GATATTGTCGGGCAATCCTCTCCGGTCTCCTACAAGGATATGTCCAGTGAGAACACAGAAAAGTTGTATACTCAACAGTGT GAGGATGACCCACACACAGATGAAATACTTGCCCAACTTTGTTTTCAATGGAACACAATTGGGGAAATT GGACTTGTCCAACAACACTCAGCTGACAGGCTTTGACAAGAATACCTTCAGTCTTCTCGTTGGGAACACCCTCGCCGAGCT GGTTCTATCTGATAATGAGAAGTTAGAAAAGATACCAGAAGAGGGAATCAGTTCTGTGCGTATCCTGCGATGTGCAAACTGTCCACGGGTCACCATGATTCCGCCAACGATATTCTACAGAGATATCCAAGAG GTTCACTTGACATACTCCCAGCACTGTTGCGCGTTTAGACAGCCAGCCATTCAGGACAGACAAGCGTATGATAAG GAACTGGAGAAAGAGGAGTGGAAATGTCAGAATCAGGAGCCGGCTGTAGCACTCACTTCGGCATCGATTAACATAGCATTATTTCCGACATCATCGACAGCATCGACATCTTCTCCAGACTACCAGTTCATTACCTACGGCTGGGGCCGCAAGCTTCTCCAATTTCAAGACT TCATTCCAACTCAATTTGAAGAGAGGACAACTACAAGCAACCCATTATTTGACAACACCAAACCTACAATCGATTCACAGATTAACCATCTTATTCTATATGAGCGTAACTGTAGTACCATAGACTTTGAGGAACTAAG AGCTGATTTCGACATTCTCAG GAGCAACTTGACGTGCACACCTGTTGAGAACTCCTTTATTCCTTGCTCAAATATTCTAGAGAAGGCAAACTGGCTGAGAGCTGCCCTCTGGATGGTCGCTCTTCTTGCAATAATTGGAAATCTTGCTGTTCTCACATTTACTATATCTTCTCGTTCCAAATCGCCAATGACTGTAACAAAGTTTCTGATCTGCAACTTAG CCTTTTCAGATACTCTGCAAGGTATCTACTTGCTTACGCTGGCTGCCGTTGACATCAAAACACTTGGTCAGTACTTCAATTATGCTACCTGGTGGCAGAAAGAGGGATGCAATGGCGTTGGCTTCATAACTATATTCTCTTCAGAGTTGTCCGTCTACACTTTATCAGTCATCACATTGGAGAGATG gtatgCCATCAGCCATGCTATTCATCTAACGAAACGCATGCAAATGAAACAAGCTATCATCATCATGTTGGTCGGTTGGATATTTTCTGCTGGAGTCGCTGTACTGCCATTGGTTGGATTTAGCGGGTATCAGGAGACGAGCATCTGCTTGCCTTTCAAGTACGAAGACACTGGAGATAAGG tgtACATATGGACTCTTCTGGTGCTAAACTTGGGAGCCTTTTGTCTCGTTCTCTTCTGCTATCTCAGTATTTTTGTACAAGTGAGAGGGTCTAACGCCTCTATGGCTAGTGACACTTACCTGGCGAGAAGGATGGCTCTTCTTGTCATGACTGACTTTCTCTGCTGGGGGCCTGTAGCTATAGTCTCTGCGTTGTCAGCAG GTGGGGTGAATCAacacagctctctctgggtgTCAGAAGAGAAGCTATTGATGGCGAAGGTCATCCTGGTTATCTTCTATCCATTCAACGCTTGCGCCAACCCCTTCCTTTATGCTGTTTTCACCAAACAGTTTCGTAAGGACTGCCAACAGACGCTGAACTGCTACGGTGTGTGTAAGCGGAAAATACAAGGGCCAAGACGCAGACGCCTTGACGACTCTGTCGGGAGTGCCCGCCAGAACCTTGTACGACACTACCAGTCACAGGTGTCTAACACAACACAACTCACCAATGCCTACCTGTCACACACGGAGCAAATTAAAG GCAGCAGCATCAAAAGTAAGGAGAGTGTTGAAGCCTTAGTGACCTGTAGCCTTGGAGGATTTGTCCCTCATAGTAGTGTGAGACGTGACAGCGCTATCTCAATTAAGGACTATGCTATGGGAGTTCTTAATAACAGAACTTGCCCAACAACAGACGCGCTAAAGAAAATG CAACAAGGAAAAGCTGGAGTAAGTCAGCGAACATCTATAAGTTGCAGCGCTAGCACCATTGACTCACTCGAATCTACGAGAATCTCTGACCCCGTGCATGTTCCAGAAACTCTCATAGAGGCGGACAGTCCACACTCTGAAGATGAATGTGAACCTTCTCAATTTCTACTAAATGATGATGAGCCAAGCAAATCTCAGTGGCACCGAAATCGATGGCTCTCTGACGCTAGAAATAAACGGTACAGTGAAAAGAGTTCAGATGCCGATTCGGGGACAGAAGTCAGTCCGATAGAAGAATGGGAAGCTGAAAACTGTCAGGAACGACACCACTTACGTGACATCCCTCTCTCCTCTCAGGAACAAGTTCACTTACCCAGCACGCCTCCCTCCTGTCAGGACCAGCCGCTCAACACACCTTCACCTTCTCAGGAGCATCTTTACCATGATAGTCTGACAAAAGGTTGTAGTGCCCTTGACACATGCACATGCGGCATGACACAACCTGCGCATCCGTGGAACAGAGTCACCTGTGATAACCGATCAGCATGCAACTGCTCGGCCCAGTTATGCAAGTTACTACAAAATACAcctgaaaataataatatagacaAAAACTCGCAAAGAGCTGATATCGAATTCTCAGCTAATAGACGGCAGAATAAGTTGCATGAAATGAAGGATAGTCTGCCAGCATGGGCTCCACTAATATCCAAAATAGATCAACCATTTAATTTTGACTAA
- the LOC137399533 gene encoding follicle-stimulating hormone receptor-like isoform X1, translating into MSCYLWLLLLPAALAQGQSSYKCGSCECEKVDRVTARCASADIRYVPQDLPKHTAFLHLMGTGITKITTSDFQRYKLLSHITIRMNQGLTTLEDRIFSENTHLSSVEISDNFLLSNVSQSAFDGNYQGIRCLDLSYNNLNSMPDLSRVINMNTTLAYHLILSGNPLRSPTRICPVRTQKSCILNSVRMTHTQMKYLPNFVFNGTQLGKLDLSNNTQLTGFDKNTFSLLVGNTLAELVLSDNEKLEKIPEEGISSVRILRCANCPRVTMIPPTIFYRDIQEVHLTYSQHCCAFRQPAIQDRQAYDKELEKEEWKCQNQEPAVALTSASINIALFPTSSTASTSSPDYQFITYGWGRKLLQFQDFIPTQFEERTTTSNPLFDNTKPTIDSQINHLILYERNCSTIDFEELRADFDILRSNLTCTPVENSFIPCSNILEKANWLRAALWMVALLAIIGNLAVLTFTISSRSKSPMTVTKFLICNLAFSDTLQGIYLLTLAAVDIKTLGQYFNYATWWQKEGCNGVGFITIFSSELSVYTLSVITLERWYAISHAIHLTKRMQMKQAIIIMLVGWIFSAGVAVLPLVGFSGYQETSICLPFKYEDTGDKVYIWTLLVLNLGAFCLVLFCYLSIFVQVRGSNASMASDTYLARRMALLVMTDFLCWGPVAIVSALSAGGVNQHSSLWVSEEKLLMAKVILVIFYPFNACANPFLYAVFTKQFRKDCQQTLNCYGVCKRKIQGPRRRRLDDSVGSARQNLVRHYQSQVSNTTQLTNAYLSHTEQIKGSSIKSKESVEALVTCSLGGFVPHSSVRRDSAISIKDYAMGVLNNRTCPTTDALKKMQQGKAGVSQRTSISCSASTIDSLESTRISDPVHVPETLIEADSPHSEDECEPSQFLLNDDEPSKSQWHRNRWLSDARNKRYSEKSSDADSGTEVSPIEEWEAENCQERHHLRDIPLSSQEQVHLPSTPPSCQDQPLNTPSPSQEHLYHDSLTKGCSALDTCTCGMTQPAHPWNRVTCDNRSACNCSAQLCKLLQNTPENNNIDKNSQRADIEFSANRRQNKLHEMKDSLPAWAPLISKIDQPFNFD; encoded by the exons TGAAATCAGCGACAACTTTCTCCTGTCAAATGTCAGTCAGTCAGCATTCGATGGAAACTATCAAGGTATTCGATGTCT CGACCTGTCATATAACAACCTCAACTCAATGCCAGACCTCAGCCGTGTAATCAATATGAATACAACACTGGCATACCACCT GATATTGTCGGGCAATCCTCTCCGGTCTCCTACAAGGATATGTCCAGTGAGAACACAGAAAAGTTGTATACTCAACAGTGT GAGGATGACCCACACACAGATGAAATACTTGCCCAACTTTGTTTTCAATGGAACACAATTGGGGAAATT GGACTTGTCCAACAACACTCAGCTGACAGGCTTTGACAAGAATACCTTCAGTCTTCTCGTTGGGAACACCCTCGCCGAGCT GGTTCTATCTGATAATGAGAAGTTAGAAAAGATACCAGAAGAGGGAATCAGTTCTGTGCGTATCCTGCGATGTGCAAACTGTCCACGGGTCACCATGATTCCGCCAACGATATTCTACAGAGATATCCAAGAG GTTCACTTGACATACTCCCAGCACTGTTGCGCGTTTAGACAGCCAGCCATTCAGGACAGACAAGCGTATGATAAG GAACTGGAGAAAGAGGAGTGGAAATGTCAGAATCAGGAGCCGGCTGTAGCACTCACTTCGGCATCGATTAACATAGCATTATTTCCGACATCATCGACAGCATCGACATCTTCTCCAGACTACCAGTTCATTACCTACGGCTGGGGCCGCAAGCTTCTCCAATTTCAAGACT TCATTCCAACTCAATTTGAAGAGAGGACAACTACAAGCAACCCATTATTTGACAACACCAAACCTACAATCGATTCACAGATTAACCATCTTATTCTATATGAGCGTAACTGTAGTACCATAGACTTTGAGGAACTAAG AGCTGATTTCGACATTCTCAG GAGCAACTTGACGTGCACACCTGTTGAGAACTCCTTTATTCCTTGCTCAAATATTCTAGAGAAGGCAAACTGGCTGAGAGCTGCCCTCTGGATGGTCGCTCTTCTTGCAATAATTGGAAATCTTGCTGTTCTCACATTTACTATATCTTCTCGTTCCAAATCGCCAATGACTGTAACAAAGTTTCTGATCTGCAACTTAG CCTTTTCAGATACTCTGCAAGGTATCTACTTGCTTACGCTGGCTGCCGTTGACATCAAAACACTTGGTCAGTACTTCAATTATGCTACCTGGTGGCAGAAAGAGGGATGCAATGGCGTTGGCTTCATAACTATATTCTCTTCAGAGTTGTCCGTCTACACTTTATCAGTCATCACATTGGAGAGATG gtatgCCATCAGCCATGCTATTCATCTAACGAAACGCATGCAAATGAAACAAGCTATCATCATCATGTTGGTCGGTTGGATATTTTCTGCTGGAGTCGCTGTACTGCCATTGGTTGGATTTAGCGGGTATCAGGAGACGAGCATCTGCTTGCCTTTCAAGTACGAAGACACTGGAGATAAGG tgtACATATGGACTCTTCTGGTGCTAAACTTGGGAGCCTTTTGTCTCGTTCTCTTCTGCTATCTCAGTATTTTTGTACAAGTGAGAGGGTCTAACGCCTCTATGGCTAGTGACACTTACCTGGCGAGAAGGATGGCTCTTCTTGTCATGACTGACTTTCTCTGCTGGGGGCCTGTAGCTATAGTCTCTGCGTTGTCAGCAG GTGGGGTGAATCAacacagctctctctgggtgTCAGAAGAGAAGCTATTGATGGCGAAGGTCATCCTGGTTATCTTCTATCCATTCAACGCTTGCGCCAACCCCTTCCTTTATGCTGTTTTCACCAAACAGTTTCGTAAGGACTGCCAACAGACGCTGAACTGCTACGGTGTGTGTAAGCGGAAAATACAAGGGCCAAGACGCAGACGCCTTGACGACTCTGTCGGGAGTGCCCGCCAGAACCTTGTACGACACTACCAGTCACAGGTGTCTAACACAACACAACTCACCAATGCCTACCTGTCACACACGGAGCAAATTAAAG GCAGCAGCATCAAAAGTAAGGAGAGTGTTGAAGCCTTAGTGACCTGTAGCCTTGGAGGATTTGTCCCTCATAGTAGTGTGAGACGTGACAGCGCTATCTCAATTAAGGACTATGCTATGGGAGTTCTTAATAACAGAACTTGCCCAACAACAGACGCGCTAAAGAAAATG CAACAAGGAAAAGCTGGAGTAAGTCAGCGAACATCTATAAGTTGCAGCGCTAGCACCATTGACTCACTCGAATCTACGAGAATCTCTGACCCCGTGCATGTTCCAGAAACTCTCATAGAGGCGGACAGTCCACACTCTGAAGATGAATGTGAACCTTCTCAATTTCTACTAAATGATGATGAGCCAAGCAAATCTCAGTGGCACCGAAATCGATGGCTCTCTGACGCTAGAAATAAACGGTACAGTGAAAAGAGTTCAGATGCCGATTCGGGGACAGAAGTCAGTCCGATAGAAGAATGGGAAGCTGAAAACTGTCAGGAACGACACCACTTACGTGACATCCCTCTCTCCTCTCAGGAACAAGTTCACTTACCCAGCACGCCTCCCTCCTGTCAGGACCAGCCGCTCAACACACCTTCACCTTCTCAGGAGCATCTTTACCATGATAGTCTGACAAAAGGTTGTAGTGCCCTTGACACATGCACATGCGGCATGACACAACCTGCGCATCCGTGGAACAGAGTCACCTGTGATAACCGATCAGCATGCAACTGCTCGGCCCAGTTATGCAAGTTACTACAAAATACAcctgaaaataataatatagacaAAAACTCGCAAAGAGCTGATATCGAATTCTCAGCTAATAGACGGCAGAATAAGTTGCATGAAATGAAGGATAGTCTGCCAGCATGGGCTCCACTAATATCCAAAATAGATCAACCATTTAATTTTGACTAA